The following proteins come from a genomic window of Triticum aestivum cultivar Chinese Spring chromosome 6A, IWGSC CS RefSeq v2.1, whole genome shotgun sequence:
- the LOC123127284 gene encoding uncharacterized protein isoform X1, whose amino-acid sequence MRVADSDHMRGAAPTTCTTPPVSLCAVGVDHLSAGATPRSKLEVHYLSPSDLPCSSPRVLLFMCRQKPAMLQRTVLRGIPGSSPKTVSSRGRSNKDARGVVSASRHPLVMSTRTLNVEAAREELELPEESGGGGVVSPPQPRQQGALRPWRETGTKVAFQGHGRVCWWACSPSRRDRPRSPSPPTPRAMARTSWLWRPRGHRAAAPTCSR is encoded by the exons ATGCGCGTCGCTGACTCCGACCACATGCGCGGCGCCGCCCCAACCACCTGCACGACGCCGCCTGTCTCCCTGTGCGCCGTCGGTGTTGACCACCTGAGCGCTGGTGCCACGCCAAGATCCAAGCTGGAGGTACACTACCTGTCACCGTCTGATCTCCCATGCTCCTCCCCCCGAGTTCTTCTCTTCATGTGTCGCCAGAAGCCAGCCATG CTGCAGCGCACGGTGCTTCGTGGCATCCCAGGTTCCTCTCCGAAAACAGTC AGTTCTCGTGGCAGGTCGAACAAAGATGCCCGTGGAGTTGTTTCTGCTAGTCGCCATCCCCTTGTTATGTCCACTAGGACTTTGAATGTCGAGGCCGCAAGAGAGGAGCTCGAGCTACCGGAAGaaagcggcggcgggggcgtcgtCTCACCACCACAACCACGGCAGCAAGGCGCACTACGTCCATGGCGGGAGACCGGCACCAAGGTGGCCTTCCAGGGTCATGGACGGGTTTGTTGGTGGGCCTGTTCGCCTTCCCGTCGCGACCGCCCAAGGTCACCTTCTCCGCCAACTCCAAGGGCGATGGCCAGGACGTCATGGCTGTGGCGCCCAAGAGGCCATCGTGCGGCAGCTCCAACTTGTAGTCGGTGA
- the LOC123127284 gene encoding uncharacterized protein isoform X2 — MRVADSDHMRGAAPTTCTTPPVSLCAVGVDHLSAGATPRSKLEVHYLSPSDLPCSSPRVLLFMCRQKPAMRTVLRGIPGSSPKTVSSRGRSNKDARGVVSASRHPLVMSTRTLNVEAAREELELPEESGGGGVVSPPQPRQQGALRPWRETGTKVAFQGHGRVCWWACSPSRRDRPRSPSPPTPRAMARTSWLWRPRGHRAAAPTCSR, encoded by the exons ATGCGCGTCGCTGACTCCGACCACATGCGCGGCGCCGCCCCAACCACCTGCACGACGCCGCCTGTCTCCCTGTGCGCCGTCGGTGTTGACCACCTGAGCGCTGGTGCCACGCCAAGATCCAAGCTGGAGGTACACTACCTGTCACCGTCTGATCTCCCATGCTCCTCCCCCCGAGTTCTTCTCTTCATGTGTCGCCAGAAGCCAGCCATG CGCACGGTGCTTCGTGGCATCCCAGGTTCCTCTCCGAAAACAGTC AGTTCTCGTGGCAGGTCGAACAAAGATGCCCGTGGAGTTGTTTCTGCTAGTCGCCATCCCCTTGTTATGTCCACTAGGACTTTGAATGTCGAGGCCGCAAGAGAGGAGCTCGAGCTACCGGAAGaaagcggcggcgggggcgtcgtCTCACCACCACAACCACGGCAGCAAGGCGCACTACGTCCATGGCGGGAGACCGGCACCAAGGTGGCCTTCCAGGGTCATGGACGGGTTTGTTGGTGGGCCTGTTCGCCTTCCCGTCGCGACCGCCCAAGGTCACCTTCTCCGCCAACTCCAAGGGCGATGGCCAGGACGTCATGGCTGTGGCGCCCAAGAGGCCATCGTGCGGCAGCTCCAACTTGTAGTCGGTGA
- the LOC123127284 gene encoding uncharacterized protein isoform X3 — MRVADSDHMRGAAPTTCTTPPVSLCAVGVDHLSAGATPRSKLEVHYLSPSDLPCSSPRVLLFMCRQKPAMSSRGRSNKDARGVVSASRHPLVMSTRTLNVEAAREELELPEESGGGGVVSPPQPRQQGALRPWRETGTKVAFQGHGRVCWWACSPSRRDRPRSPSPPTPRAMARTSWLWRPRGHRAAAPTCSR, encoded by the exons ATGCGCGTCGCTGACTCCGACCACATGCGCGGCGCCGCCCCAACCACCTGCACGACGCCGCCTGTCTCCCTGTGCGCCGTCGGTGTTGACCACCTGAGCGCTGGTGCCACGCCAAGATCCAAGCTGGAGGTACACTACCTGTCACCGTCTGATCTCCCATGCTCCTCCCCCCGAGTTCTTCTCTTCATGTGTCGCCAGAAGCCAGCCATG AGTTCTCGTGGCAGGTCGAACAAAGATGCCCGTGGAGTTGTTTCTGCTAGTCGCCATCCCCTTGTTATGTCCACTAGGACTTTGAATGTCGAGGCCGCAAGAGAGGAGCTCGAGCTACCGGAAGaaagcggcggcgggggcgtcgtCTCACCACCACAACCACGGCAGCAAGGCGCACTACGTCCATGGCGGGAGACCGGCACCAAGGTGGCCTTCCAGGGTCATGGACGGGTTTGTTGGTGGGCCTGTTCGCCTTCCCGTCGCGACCGCCCAAGGTCACCTTCTCCGCCAACTCCAAGGGCGATGGCCAGGACGTCATGGCTGTGGCGCCCAAGAGGCCATCGTGCGGCAGCTCCAACTTGTAGTCGGTGA